From the genome of Ignavibacteriales bacterium, one region includes:
- a CDS encoding aminotransferase class I/II-fold pyridoxal phosphate-dependent enzyme, whose translation MKDQEKSTHKNLQFDSKCVHSGLGDYEFGPVVPPIYQTSTFKFESAEHGAALFKGEAEGYIYTRMKNPTVEAMENAVAELEGGHKSLGCASGMAAISTVFMSLLQSGDHVVCSKSVYGPTLTLLQTVMSKFGVESTFVDTDIDGAIEKAMKPNTKIVYVETPANPMITITDLETASKIAHKQGALLVVDNTFMSPALQQPFKFGVDVILHSMTKFLNGHADVVAGIVVVKDEEMYLKMRKTLNQIGGVIDPFNSFLVHRGLKTLSIRMQRHCENAQLVAEYLENHPKVKWVRYPGLKSHPNYQVGLKQHSAPGGMISFELNGGFKAGEIVMNSVKLCALAVSLGGVETLIQHPASMTHLSMGADARKDAGITEGLVRLSVGIENVKDIIEDLEHALAKIPMMEKAKA comes from the coding sequence ATGAAAGATCAAGAAAAATCCACTCACAAAAATTTACAGTTTGATTCAAAATGCGTTCACTCCGGTCTTGGCGATTATGAATTTGGTCCGGTTGTTCCTCCAATTTACCAGACATCAACGTTCAAATTTGAATCTGCAGAACACGGCGCCGCTCTTTTTAAAGGAGAAGCGGAAGGATACATTTACACACGTATGAAAAATCCTACAGTTGAGGCAATGGAAAATGCGGTAGCTGAACTTGAAGGCGGACATAAATCATTAGGTTGCGCAAGCGGAATGGCTGCCATCAGTACGGTTTTTATGTCATTGCTTCAATCGGGCGATCATGTTGTTTGTTCAAAATCGGTTTACGGCCCAACTCTCACTTTGCTTCAAACAGTGATGAGTAAATTCGGAGTCGAATCAACTTTTGTTGATACCGACATTGACGGCGCAATTGAAAAAGCGATGAAACCAAATACAAAAATCGTTTATGTAGAAACACCGGCAAATCCAATGATCACTATAACAGATCTTGAAACAGCATCTAAGATTGCTCATAAACAAGGCGCACTGCTTGTAGTAGACAATACTTTTATGAGCCCCGCTCTTCAGCAGCCGTTTAAATTCGGAGTTGATGTTATTCTTCACAGCATGACTAAATTTTTGAACGGACACGCGGATGTTGTTGCGGGAATAGTTGTAGTAAAAGATGAAGAGATGTATCTGAAGATGAGAAAAACTTTGAATCAGATTGGCGGTGTAATTGATCCATTCAATTCATTCCTTGTTCACCGCGGATTAAAGACTCTATCAATACGAATGCAAAGACATTGTGAGAACGCACAGCTTGTCGCCGAATATCTTGAGAATCATCCAAAGGTAAAATGGGTACGCTACCCAGGATTGAAAAGTCATCCTAATTATCAAGTTGGATTGAAACAGCATAGCGCACCCGGCGGAATGATTTCGTTTGAATTAAATGGCGGATTCAAAGCGGGCGAAATTGTTATGAACTCAGTTAAGTTATGCGCGCTTGCCGTTAGTCTTGGAGGAGTTGAAACGTTAATTCAGCACCCTGCCAGTATGACGCATTTATCAATGGGCGCCGATGCGCGTAAAGATGCGGGCATCACAGAAGGATTAGTTCGTCTTTCGGTTGGAATTGAAAACGTGAAAGATATAATAGAAGATCTTGAACACGCGCTTGCAAAAATTCCAATGATGGAAAAAGCGAAAGCATAA
- a CDS encoding FecR domain-containing protein, whose protein sequence is MNEENFIELVTKYLSKESTPDENIQLNELLKQEEYNRLFLSISEKWNVVKDPAELSHSYLADRFNSLTSKIKKHDPSFDTYREGKIRTFFSQPYLLRVAASIIFFLTIGVSALYYWGVIKSNNDSIVWKSKSTMMGEKSLVTLSDGTKIILNADSKLKFPSSFEKALREVYLEGEAYFEVTHNPAKPFVVHSGDLTTTVLGTKFNVCAYPNENDVSVALIEGKVQVSADKSNLKREVVLLTPSQQLIYNIEEAKGIVDIFDSQKVLGWKENKLIFDNERLSTVLIHLERAFGTKFVLADKSFGNLKIRANFEKESPLTIAEVIKKATGLWYKRIKENHELKEIVFFKK, encoded by the coding sequence ATGAACGAAGAAAATTTCATCGAGCTAGTGACAAAATATTTGTCAAAGGAATCCACGCCCGATGAAAACATTCAACTAAATGAACTCTTAAAACAGGAGGAGTATAACCGTCTTTTTCTTTCGATTTCTGAAAAGTGGAATGTGGTGAAAGATCCGGCAGAACTATCGCACTCGTATCTTGCTGATAGATTTAATTCTCTGACAAGTAAAATTAAGAAGCACGATCCTTCATTTGATACTTACCGAGAGGGAAAAATAAGAACATTTTTTTCGCAACCGTACTTATTGCGAGTAGCGGCTTCTATTATTTTCTTTTTGACTATCGGCGTTTCTGCGCTCTATTATTGGGGTGTAATAAAATCCAACAATGATTCAATTGTTTGGAAAAGCAAATCTACGATGATGGGTGAAAAATCTTTGGTCACGCTCTCTGATGGAACAAAAATAATTCTCAATGCTGATAGTAAATTGAAATTCCCTTCATCATTTGAAAAAGCGTTGCGTGAAGTTTATCTGGAAGGAGAAGCCTACTTTGAAGTGACCCACAACCCGGCAAAGCCTTTTGTTGTTCATTCCGGCGATCTAACGACAACAGTTCTCGGCACCAAATTTAATGTTTGCGCCTATCCAAACGAAAATGATGTTTCGGTTGCACTGATAGAAGGTAAAGTCCAAGTCTCTGCCGATAAAAGCAATTTGAAAAGAGAGGTCGTTTTGCTTACGCCATCACAGCAACTTATATACAACATAGAAGAGGCAAAAGGCATTGTGGATATATTCGATTCACAAAAAGTACTTGGTTGGAAAGAGAACAAACTCATTTTCGACAATGAACGGCTTTCTACAGTTTTGATTCACCTAGAAAGAGCTTTCGGTACAAAGTTTGTACTAGCCGATAAATCGTTTGGCAATCTCAAAATAAGAGCCAACTTCGAAAAGGAATCTCCATTGACAATTGCCGAAGTAATTAAGAAAGCTACAGGGCTTTGGTATAAACGGATAAAAGAGAACCACGAATTGAAAGAAATAGTTTTCTTCAAAAAATAA
- a CDS encoding S41 family peptidase gives MKIKKNFHAVSFLFILVIFSTSCKENLNEPIQTKADLLTGTSWQIQKVFDISSSPGQKIDISSQLPYISQTFSKDGTYTTPIHNGTWELINGETKILFDKGTSSENIAEILELTSTIFRMSMKEPTASISSTWEITFIPVSSSVLKDKSPENNFETLWKEFDARYSFFIIKNINWDSLYSVYRPQATNKTTDPQLFQIASSLLSNFKDGHVSLSTPYGNYFYTEWYSRYPNNFLGMEVIINYLNTDYGTTAGGYIHYGKVANDIGYIYVGPNLMGDQTEWSKGIDRVIDSLKEMRGIIVDIRNNGGGSDILGNIVASRFADKQRIYSYTKVRNGPKHTDFTEYISHPIAPQGLRQFTKPVALLTNRHCFSSAEGTTLMFRTLPNVTIIGDTTGGGSANPITLQLPNGWSYRVSRWIQYTADQEVFEGKGLPPDIPVRITNADEAARRDVILERAIQFLQK, from the coding sequence ATGAAGATCAAAAAAAATTTTCATGCCGTCTCATTTTTGTTCATATTGGTTATTTTTTCGACAAGCTGCAAAGAAAATTTAAATGAGCCAATACAAACAAAAGCAGATCTGCTTACCGGAACATCATGGCAAATCCAAAAAGTTTTCGATATAAGTTCCAGTCCCGGACAGAAAATCGACATCTCTTCTCAGTTACCATACATATCACAGACATTTAGCAAAGACGGCACTTATACAACACCAATTCATAACGGGACATGGGAGTTAATCAACGGCGAAACAAAAATTCTTTTCGACAAAGGAACTTCATCCGAGAATATTGCGGAGATCCTTGAACTGACTTCAACCATTTTTCGTATGAGTATGAAGGAACCAACTGCTTCCATTTCTTCTACATGGGAAATAACTTTTATTCCGGTTTCCAGTTCTGTTTTAAAAGATAAATCACCCGAGAATAATTTTGAAACCTTATGGAAAGAGTTCGACGCAAGATATTCCTTCTTTATAATTAAAAATATCAATTGGGATTCACTTTATTCCGTCTATCGTCCCCAAGCAACAAATAAAACAACCGACCCTCAACTTTTTCAGATCGCATCTTCTCTATTGAGCAATTTTAAAGATGGTCATGTAAGTTTATCAACACCATACGGTAATTACTTTTATACCGAATGGTACAGCCGCTATCCAAATAATTTTCTTGGTATGGAGGTTATAATTAATTATTTAAATACCGATTACGGGACTACCGCCGGCGGATATATACACTATGGAAAAGTAGCGAACGACATCGGCTACATTTACGTTGGTCCAAATCTTATGGGTGATCAAACCGAGTGGTCAAAAGGTATCGACCGGGTAATTGATTCACTCAAAGAGATGCGTGGAATTATCGTTGATATCAGAAACAACGGCGGCGGCAGCGACATTTTGGGTAATATTGTAGCAAGCCGGTTTGCAGACAAACAAAGAATTTACAGTTACACCAAAGTGCGCAATGGTCCCAAGCATACCGATTTCACGGAATATATTTCGCATCCTATAGCACCGCAAGGATTGAGGCAATTTACAAAACCGGTTGCGCTCCTAACCAACCGTCATTGCTTCAGCAGTGCGGAGGGAACAACTTTGATGTTCCGTACTCTGCCTAATGTAACAATTATCGGCGATACAACTGGCGGTGGTTCGGCAAATCCAATAACACTACAACTTCCAAATGGATGGAGCTACAGAGTTTCCCGTTGGATTCAATACACCGCTGATCAAGAAGTGTTCGAAGGAAAAGGATTACCGCCGGACATTCCCGTAAGAATAACCAATGCGGACGAGGCAGCGCGTCGTGATGTTATTTTGGAACGGGCTATTCAATTTTTACAAAAGTGA
- a CDS encoding M1 family metallopeptidase, translating to MKTKPTLYFLTVALFLCNLAFAQKSSLNIPLNIQKAINNGTRSLDGKPGPKYWQNKAEYKIKAELEPKTRMITGEETIVYFNNSPDTLKQLVVKVMPDLYRKGNMRDFEISPNDITDGIHLREINAGGQEIKIDGTDKAIRREGTNLFIMPKLPLAPKSHIELKFAWSFILPKESNVRMGTYDSTSFFVAYWFPQVAVYDDIDGWDVVNYTGQVEMYNDFSNYEVALTVPKNFIIWGTGILENPGEVLSKNVFEKYKNANNSDVVVKIIEENDYKKGLVTADKEKLTYKFNADYVPDFVFAVSDHYLWDGSSLIVDKKSGRRTFISAAYKKESKDFYTVAEVARKAIESFSTSIPGVPFPYPKMTVFNGEGGMEFPMMVNDSSEPELQGTVHLTSHEISHTYFPFYMGINERKYAWMDEGWATMLPCDFQTTNAPGYDPRARNAISFSEFAGNEQDVPPMVLSYELRGASYRTASYRRPGAAYEFLRQLLGDDLFKKALHEYMNSWNGKHPIPFDFFFTFNSASGQNLDWYFNPWFFENKYPDLVLSAKVSGDGVIVNIANKGGLPVPVKLKFYYDDGTSEFVYEKKADVWKNGNASVTTLIQAKKKVKKVELGTTQIPDVNTKDNTVEF from the coding sequence ATGAAAACAAAACCCACCCTATATTTTCTAACTGTTGCGTTATTTCTTTGCAACTTAGCATTCGCACAAAAATCATCTCTTAATATTCCGCTCAATATTCAGAAGGCAATTAATAACGGTACGCGCTCACTTGACGGCAAACCGGGGCCAAAATATTGGCAAAATAAAGCCGAGTATAAAATCAAAGCTGAACTCGAACCCAAAACCCGCATGATTACCGGAGAAGAAACAATAGTATATTTTAATAACAGTCCGGATACATTAAAGCAGTTAGTTGTTAAAGTGATGCCGGATCTTTATCGTAAAGGCAACATGCGCGATTTTGAAATTTCTCCGAATGATATTACCGACGGAATTCATTTACGCGAAATCAATGCTGGCGGACAAGAAATAAAAATAGACGGAACCGATAAAGCAATCCGGCGAGAAGGAACTAATTTATTTATTATGCCGAAGCTGCCCCTGGCTCCAAAATCTCACATAGAATTAAAATTTGCATGGAGTTTTATTCTTCCGAAAGAATCTAATGTTAGAATGGGTACATATGACAGCACATCATTCTTTGTCGCTTACTGGTTTCCTCAAGTTGCAGTCTATGACGATATTGACGGCTGGGATGTTGTTAATTATACCGGTCAGGTCGAAATGTACAACGACTTTTCAAATTATGAAGTTGCATTAACCGTTCCGAAGAATTTTATTATTTGGGGAACGGGAATCCTTGAAAATCCGGGCGAAGTTCTATCAAAAAATGTTTTTGAAAAATATAAAAACGCCAATAATTCAGACGTGGTTGTTAAAATAATTGAAGAGAATGATTATAAAAAAGGATTGGTAACAGCAGACAAAGAAAAACTTACTTACAAATTCAATGCGGATTATGTGCCGGACTTTGTATTCGCCGTAAGCGATCATTATCTCTGGGACGGATCGAGTCTGATTGTTGATAAAAAATCGGGAAGAAGAACATTTATTAGCGCTGCGTACAAAAAAGAATCGAAAGATTTTTATACCGTTGCAGAAGTCGCACGTAAAGCAATTGAAAGTTTTTCTACATCAATTCCCGGAGTTCCGTTTCCGTATCCCAAGATGACAGTGTTTAACGGTGAGGGCGGAATGGAATTTCCGATGATGGTTAATGATTCATCCGAGCCCGAACTTCAGGGAACTGTTCATTTAACTTCGCATGAAATTTCTCACACATACTTTCCATTTTATATGGGAATTAACGAACGCAAATACGCCTGGATGGATGAAGGCTGGGCAACAATGCTTCCGTGTGATTTTCAAACAACAAATGCACCGGGCTACGATCCAAGAGCGCGCAACGCAATAAGTTTTTCCGAATTTGCAGGCAATGAACAAGATGTACCGCCAATGGTTTTATCTTATGAATTGCGCGGAGCTTCATACCGTACAGCATCATACCGAAGACCGGGTGCCGCTTACGAATTCTTGCGTCAACTGCTGGGTGATGATTTATTCAAAAAAGCTTTACACGAATACATGAACAGCTGGAACGGCAAACATCCAATTCCTTTTGATTTCTTTTTCACCTTCAATTCTGCATCGGGACAAAATCTCGACTGGTATTTTAATCCGTGGTTCTTTGAAAACAAATATCCCGATCTTGTCTTATCAGCAAAGGTTTCCGGGGACGGCGTTATCGTTAACATTGCTAATAAGGGCGGTTTGCCAGTTCCGGTAAAATTAAAATTCTATTATGATGACGGAACGAGCGAATTTGTTTACGAAAAAAAGGCCGACGTATGGAAAAATGGAAATGCTTCTGTTACAACTCTTATACAAGCAAAAAAGAAAGTAAAGAAAGTTGAACTCGGAACAACTCAAATTCCGGACGTAAACACGAAGGACAACACTGTTGAGTTTTAA
- a CDS encoding RNA polymerase sigma-70 factor, giving the protein MAAEKNISDNELLIQLKNVNAHALKILFDRYYPGLFYFAIQLLKNHQLAEEVVMDVFLNLWTKKATIEINTSLKAYLYTSVRNQSLNYIKRNRAKFEHVDYIDGVNISSDFSADQPIHTEDLIKEINALLKKLPRKRELIFRMNRFDGLTYKEIAETLSISVNTVQNQMVKAAKYISGKYPGFKKLFTIFLSLFP; this is encoded by the coding sequence ATGGCCGCTGAAAAAAATATTTCCGATAATGAATTGCTAATTCAGCTTAAGAATGTTAATGCGCATGCGCTTAAAATTCTTTTCGATAGATATTACCCGGGCTTATTCTACTTCGCAATACAATTGTTGAAGAATCACCAGTTAGCCGAAGAGGTCGTGATGGATGTATTCCTCAATCTTTGGACGAAGAAAGCTACAATTGAAATCAACACGAGCTTAAAAGCATATCTTTATACATCGGTTAGAAACCAATCTTTGAATTATATCAAAAGAAACCGGGCTAAATTCGAACACGTCGATTATATAGATGGCGTCAATATTTCATCGGATTTCTCTGCAGACCAACCGATTCATACTGAGGATCTCATAAAAGAAATTAACGCGCTTCTGAAAAAACTTCCGAGGAAAAGAGAACTGATCTTTCGGATGAACCGTTTTGATGGACTAACCTACAAAGAAATAGCCGAAACGCTTTCCATTTCTGTGAATACGGTTCAGAATCAGATGGTTAAAGCGGCAAAATACATCTCAGGTAAATATCCCGGCTTCAAAAAACTCTTCACAATTTTTCTTTCATTATTTCCATAA